One Novosphingobium sp. G106 DNA segment encodes these proteins:
- a CDS encoding TonB-dependent receptor domain-containing protein, whose product MSKSKIRLGSTVAAVAVMASTAFVGQALAQAVPSQGASAEANQTAPQESSGIADIVVTATRQSQSMQKVPIAITAIQGDDLARSNIVNLSDVSRLSPGVQIYPQFKPGDAVFQVRGQIQSDTAPTIDPSVGVYFDDVYVARSAGSLVNLVDVERVEVLKGPQGTLFGKNTTGGAVRIISNKPTHDFGGYAKGSYEQYDRYTLEGVLNVPLGETLAARFAGQYTRKTGGYATNSVTGKPIDTDKTYSMRGALKWDPTDRVSVLLQGDYTKIDAGGLPNFMRYFVPQAGLFTALEVGLESGLGFNPVGGAAVLARTVSPHGSRVVGSDLRDVDASTYTFNPATGKFAYVGGTTMPTSHVTTWGVMGNIDVDLDFATLKSITAYRRVKANYLYDVDGTQFTILDGRQLSRNEQFSQELILNGKALGDRLDWTVGGIYFRETPFSQDQTIPLAALSYPGRGTDVRADAVNLSYGAFAQGTYKFTDQLSFTAGVRYSVDKRDFTASSFDRFANGTPSTCTYTAANGLTNPNLGFVGPCSIVQKGKSVGEWSYTGAINYEFQPNKSIYVRTSRGFRAGGYNPRINAPEVVGAFKPEIVTDYELGVKADWLDRTLRTNLAVFYSKASNAQQTVNGVSPTNGAVTTITSNVGTRTVKGFELEMIAKPAGWLSFDAGLSYLDAKSKNPTVPDLTYVQNVSPWTWRVGMNLDTPFSESLSGQLRVDLSFTDKQHDGQPVRDGTGNIIYLGYSRDVTLLGARYTLTEKNSGISLSVYGRNLTNQIYESRTFNVASLGIGLGNVAEPRVIGVELKVPFGAMAGH is encoded by the coding sequence GTGAGCAAGTCCAAAATCCGTCTTGGCAGTACAGTGGCAGCTGTTGCGGTAATGGCCAGTACAGCCTTTGTAGGGCAGGCCCTTGCACAGGCTGTGCCTTCGCAAGGCGCAAGCGCGGAAGCCAATCAGACTGCACCGCAGGAATCGTCGGGTATTGCTGACATAGTGGTGACTGCGACTCGACAGTCGCAATCGATGCAGAAAGTTCCCATCGCCATCACCGCGATTCAGGGGGATGACCTTGCGCGCTCTAACATCGTGAACCTTTCGGACGTCTCCCGGCTTTCCCCGGGCGTCCAGATCTATCCGCAGTTCAAGCCTGGCGACGCAGTTTTCCAGGTTCGTGGCCAGATTCAGTCCGACACCGCTCCCACGATCGATCCGTCGGTCGGCGTCTATTTTGATGACGTTTATGTCGCCCGCTCCGCTGGGTCGCTCGTCAATCTCGTCGACGTCGAGCGGGTCGAAGTGCTTAAGGGTCCGCAAGGCACCCTGTTCGGCAAGAACACCACCGGCGGCGCTGTCCGAATCATCTCGAACAAGCCAACCCACGATTTCGGCGGCTATGCTAAGGGATCATACGAGCAGTACGATCGCTACACGCTGGAGGGCGTTCTCAACGTACCGCTGGGCGAAACCCTGGCCGCGCGTTTTGCAGGCCAGTACACGCGTAAGACCGGCGGATATGCCACGAATTCCGTCACCGGCAAGCCGATCGATACGGACAAGACCTATTCGATGCGCGGCGCGCTGAAGTGGGATCCTACCGATCGGGTGTCCGTGCTGCTACAGGGCGATTACACCAAAATCGACGCCGGCGGCCTGCCCAACTTCATGCGGTATTTTGTTCCTCAGGCAGGGCTGTTTACCGCACTTGAAGTCGGCCTGGAATCTGGCCTCGGTTTCAACCCTGTCGGTGGTGCCGCCGTCCTTGCCCGGACAGTGTCGCCGCACGGTTCGCGAGTGGTCGGATCGGACCTTCGTGACGTCGATGCCTCGACTTACACGTTCAATCCTGCGACAGGCAAATTTGCCTACGTAGGCGGTACTACGATGCCGACAAGCCACGTGACGACCTGGGGCGTCATGGGAAACATCGACGTTGACCTCGATTTCGCCACCCTGAAATCGATTACTGCCTATCGCCGGGTCAAGGCAAATTATCTCTACGATGTCGATGGCACCCAGTTCACCATCCTGGACGGCCGTCAGTTGAGTCGCAACGAGCAGTTCTCCCAGGAGCTTATCCTGAACGGCAAGGCCTTGGGAGACCGGCTCGACTGGACCGTAGGCGGGATTTACTTCAGGGAAACGCCTTTTTCACAGGACCAGACGATTCCTCTTGCCGCACTTAGTTACCCCGGGCGCGGAACTGATGTCCGCGCAGATGCAGTAAACCTTTCCTATGGCGCATTCGCCCAAGGCACGTACAAGTTCACCGACCAACTTTCGTTCACCGCCGGTGTCCGATACTCGGTAGACAAGCGCGACTTCACTGCCAGTTCTTTTGACCGTTTTGCCAACGGCACGCCCAGCACCTGCACCTATACTGCCGCCAACGGTCTTACCAACCCGAATCTTGGATTCGTCGGCCCCTGCAGCATTGTCCAGAAGGGCAAGTCTGTTGGCGAATGGAGCTACACCGGAGCGATTAATTACGAGTTCCAGCCCAACAAGTCGATTTACGTCCGGACCTCGCGCGGCTTTCGTGCCGGCGGTTACAATCCGCGTATTAACGCGCCCGAGGTGGTCGGGGCCTTCAAACCGGAAATCGTGACTGACTACGAACTGGGTGTGAAGGCCGACTGGCTTGACCGGACTCTGCGGACCAATCTGGCGGTGTTCTACTCGAAGGCAAGCAACGCCCAGCAGACGGTCAATGGCGTTTCGCCGACGAACGGAGCGGTGACTACCATCACCTCCAACGTCGGCACTCGCACGGTCAAAGGTTTTGAACTGGAAATGATCGCAAAGCCGGCGGGATGGCTGTCGTTCGATGCCGGCCTGTCCTATCTAGACGCCAAGAGCAAAAATCCCACAGTGCCCGATCTCACGTATGTACAGAATGTATCGCCGTGGACCTGGCGCGTCGGCATGAATCTTGACACGCCGTTTTCCGAAAGCCTCAGCGGACAACTGCGGGTCGATCTCAGTTTCACGGACAAGCAGCATGACGGGCAACCGGTTCGCGACGGTACCGGGAACATCATCTATTTGGGTTACTCACGCGATGTGACCCTGCTGGGCGCGAGGTATACGCTGACCGAAAAGAATAGTGGCATCTCGCTTTCTGTCTACGGTCGGAACCTGACCAACCAGATTTATGAGTCACGCACGTTCAATGTCGCCTCGCTTGGCATCGGCCTCGGAAACGTTGCCGAGCCACGAGTGATTGGTGTCGAACTCAAGGTGCCCTTCGGAGCCATGGCGGGCCATTGA
- a CDS encoding CoxG family protein — translation MSGQQFIAAARDAVWIALNDPAVLRHCIPGCQLFERIADDRMNAVAGSRFRPIAARFNGEGRRSEVARGDMA, via the coding sequence ATGTCAGGCCAGCAGTTCATTGCTGCGGCCCGGGACGCCGTGTGGATTGCCCTGAATGATCCCGCAGTGCTGCGGCATTGCATACCTGGCTGTCAATTGTTTGAACGAATTGCGGATGACCGGATGAATGCCGTCGCTGGAAGCAGGTTTAGGCCGATCGCCGCCCGCTTTAACGGCGAGGGTCGGCGTTCGGAGGTTGCGAGGGGA